Proteins co-encoded in one Spirosoma endbachense genomic window:
- a CDS encoding ExbD/TolR family protein gives MPAVKIKRASSTVDMTAMCDVAFLLLTFFILTAQFRSQDAATIETPSSISGIKVPDSDIMTIGLGRDGKVYFGIDNAQNRIAMLDNIAAAKGLTFTNNEKKEFSLMSNFGLPINQLKSYLSLPKEQQAKVKQPGIPTDSTGAAPTNELKDWVFNARKANNGLRIALKGDNLAKFPEFKNVLATLQAQNINKFNLITGTEAPPAGWKAD, from the coding sequence ATGCCAGCAGTTAAAATTAAACGTGCCAGTTCCACAGTGGACATGACGGCAATGTGCGACGTGGCGTTTCTGTTGCTGACGTTCTTTATCCTGACAGCCCAATTCCGGTCGCAGGATGCAGCAACCATTGAAACCCCGTCGTCGATCTCCGGCATTAAAGTTCCCGATAGTGATATTATGACTATTGGACTTGGCCGGGATGGTAAAGTCTATTTCGGTATCGACAATGCACAGAACCGCATTGCCATGCTGGATAACATTGCTGCAGCGAAAGGTCTTACGTTCACGAACAATGAAAAGAAAGAGTTCTCGCTGATGTCAAACTTTGGATTACCCATTAATCAGTTAAAATCGTATCTGAGCCTTCCAAAGGAACAACAGGCAAAAGTAAAACAGCCTGGCATTCCGACTGATTCGACGGGTGCTGCTCCTACAAACGAACTGAAAGACTGGGTTTTCAATGCCCGTAAGGCTAATAACGGACTTCGAATTGCGCTGAAAGGTGATAACCTCGCTAAATTCCCCGAGTTCAAGAACGTATTGGCTACGCTTCAAGCGCAGAATATTAACAAATTCAACCTGATCACAGGAACAGAAGCTCCTCCAGCAGGTTGGAAAGCAGACTAA
- a CDS encoding ExbD/TolR family protein: MAEINTGGGGGKHDGGKVRSKKASTRVDMTPMVDLGFLLITFFILATTLSKPSSMTLNVPDKTKTEETEPIKASNVMTIFLGKDNKAHYIFGKAANEDPEVKTVGYGYEFRQALQENAKKVGGEKFVVVIKPTKQSTYKNMVDVLDEMAITKLKRYALVDQLTADEKKLLKDKAKLDA, from the coding sequence ATGGCAGAAATTAACACCGGTGGTGGTGGTGGTAAGCATGATGGTGGTAAGGTACGGTCCAAGAAGGCGTCTACCCGTGTGGACATGACGCCAATGGTAGACTTGGGCTTCCTTCTAATCACCTTTTTCATCTTAGCCACCACCTTGAGCAAGCCATCTTCGATGACGCTCAACGTACCGGATAAAACCAAAACAGAAGAAACGGAGCCAATCAAGGCCTCCAACGTAATGACGATCTTTCTCGGGAAAGACAATAAAGCCCACTATATTTTTGGTAAGGCTGCCAATGAAGATCCCGAAGTAAAGACTGTTGGCTACGGGTACGAATTCCGGCAGGCGCTTCAGGAAAACGCCAAAAAAGTGGGTGGCGAAAAGTTTGTAGTCGTTATCAAACCAACAAAACAATCAACCTATAAGAATATGGTTGATGTGCTGGACGAAATGGCAATTACCAAGCTTAAGCGTTACGCACTGGTAGACCAGCTGACCGCGGACGAGAAGAAGCTGCTCAAAGACAAAGCAAAATTAGACGCATAA
- a CDS encoding energy transducer TonB gives MAELESQATLDDIVFANRNKAYGAYDLRKSYPKTVTRALIIGGILFTLGVLTPTIITALTPEKQEQAMVEVDLMKLPPPPIDPNEPPPPPPPPVELPKVNTVKFLPPEVKPDEEVPEETPPPAVEELKEAVAAEKTQEGDPNAEEVIAAPEASAAPTKVEAAVEAAPKEEEIFTVVEQQPEFQGGMAALGQYLSKNLRYPAAAQRANVSGRVFVSFVVNTDGSIQDVQVLKGLGFGTDEEAQRVVKGMPKWRPGKQSGRPVRVKYNLPINFTLE, from the coding sequence ATGGCAGAACTAGAATCCCAGGCAACGCTCGATGATATCGTGTTTGCCAATCGGAACAAAGCATATGGTGCCTACGATCTGCGGAAATCATATCCAAAGACTGTTACGCGTGCCTTAATTATTGGTGGTATTCTGTTTACGCTTGGCGTACTTACACCAACCATCATAACGGCTTTGACCCCGGAAAAACAAGAACAGGCAATGGTTGAGGTGGATCTGATGAAGCTTCCGCCACCGCCAATTGACCCGAATGAACCTCCACCACCGCCACCACCACCGGTCGAACTACCGAAGGTGAATACGGTGAAATTCCTACCCCCGGAAGTAAAGCCGGATGAGGAAGTACCGGAAGAAACTCCGCCACCAGCCGTTGAAGAGCTTAAAGAAGCTGTTGCTGCTGAAAAAACCCAGGAAGGTGACCCGAATGCCGAGGAAGTAATTGCTGCTCCTGAAGCTTCGGCAGCCCCTACCAAAGTTGAAGCTGCCGTTGAAGCTGCTCCGAAAGAAGAAGAAATCTTTACGGTCGTAGAACAACAACCAGAATTTCAGGGTGGAATGGCTGCATTGGGCCAATACTTGAGCAAAAACCTTCGCTATCCGGCAGCTGCTCAGCGGGCCAACGTTTCAGGACGTGTGTTCGTTAGCTTCGTTGTTAATACCGATGGTAGTATTCAGGACGTACAGGTGCTGAAAGGTCTGGGCTTCGGTACAGATGAAGAAGCACAGCGTGTGGTAAAGGGTATGCCAAAGTGGCGTCCAGGCAAACAGTCAGGCCGTCCGGTTCGGGTAAAGTATAATCTACCGATCAACTTCACGCTGGAATAA